CACTCAACCGTCAATCCGCCTCACTGGATAGACTCGAGCGTCTCTGCGGCCTGATGCAGACTCGCCTGCGCGAACAGCGCAGCACACTGGACGATATGCGTTACGAACAGGGCCATGACGAGCGCCCACCTCAC
This DNA window, taken from Kushneria phosphatilytica, encodes the following:
- a CDS encoding SlyX family protein produces the protein MHTDDPLEAALTRLEALENRLTWQEDWLERLDEALNRQSASLDRLERLCGLMQTRLREQRSTLDDMRYEQGHDERPPHY